A region from the Triticum aestivum cultivar Chinese Spring chromosome 3D, IWGSC CS RefSeq v2.1, whole genome shotgun sequence genome encodes:
- the LOC123074416 gene encoding heavy metal-associated isoprenylated plant protein 43-like, producing MDIDQDKCTLTVVGTVDPVCVVQKLRKSCFAATMISVDDDKPKEKKSPCQEACEKAWKEKYEKACKEKCEKACKEPWCGDCEKGTPSYRCTPGCYSSPCGLPSCHYYSNGYGYGVRTPPPPLGYACYEERSRGGGGECGIQ from the coding sequence ATGGACATTGACCAGGACAAGTGCACGCTGACGGTGGTCGGCACCGTCGACCCGGTGTGTGTCGTGCAGAAGCTCAGGAAGTCGTGCTTCGCCGCGACTATGATCAGCGTGGACGACGACAAACCCAAGGAGAAGAAGAGCCCCTGCCAGGAGGCCTGCGAGAAGGCCTGGAAGGAGAAGTACGAGAAGGCCTGCAAAGAGAAGTGCGAGAAGGCTTGCAAGGAGCCGTGGTGCGGCGACTGCGAGAAGGGGACACCGTCGTACCGCTGCACGCCGGGCTGCTACTCCAGCCCCTGCGGCCTGCCCAGCTGCCACTACTACAGCAATGGCTACGGCTACGGCGTGCGCACACCCCCGCCGCCACTGGGATACGCCTGCTATGAGGAGCGGTCACGCGGAGGCGGAGGAGAATGCGGCATCCAGTAA